The following proteins are encoded in a genomic region of Roseinatronobacter sp. S2:
- a CDS encoding ABC transporter ATP-binding protein — MQNLIEIKGVKHAYQTDSGPLPVLDGLEIAVPEGGFVAVVGPSGCGKSTLTRLIAGLMKPDEGEVWLHGERVKGPRSTVGMAFQNPVLLEWRTILKNVLLPLEIVPTKLSKKQAEDRARFLLSLVGLEGFEDKRPSELSGGMRQRASLCRALIHQPDVLILDEPFGALDAFTREDLWQTMHRVKEREPFTGVLITHDLRESIFLSDQVVVLSGRPARTQYVLDVPSDGPRTLDDLYTPVAAEQLNILRHQIQIAQGRSTAEEGAA, encoded by the coding sequence ATGCAGAATCTTATCGAAATCAAAGGCGTAAAGCATGCCTATCAGACCGATTCAGGGCCGTTGCCGGTGCTGGACGGGCTGGAAATTGCGGTTCCTGAAGGTGGGTTCGTGGCTGTTGTCGGGCCGTCGGGTTGTGGCAAATCCACGCTGACGCGGTTGATTGCAGGTCTGATGAAACCGGACGAGGGCGAAGTCTGGCTGCATGGCGAACGGGTCAAGGGGCCGCGTTCGACTGTGGGGATGGCGTTTCAGAACCCGGTACTGCTGGAATGGCGCACGATCTTGAAAAATGTTCTGCTGCCGCTGGAAATTGTGCCGACAAAACTGTCGAAAAAACAAGCTGAAGACCGCGCGCGTTTCCTGCTGTCGCTGGTCGGGCTGGAAGGGTTCGAGGACAAGCGTCCGTCGGAATTGTCGGGCGGTATGCGCCAGCGCGCCAGCCTGTGCCGCGCGCTGATCCATCAGCCCGATGTGCTTATTCTGGATGAACCCTTTGGCGCACTGGATGCGTTTACCCGCGAAGATTTGTGGCAGACCATGCACCGCGTCAAGGAACGCGAACCGTTTACGGGTGTGCTGATCACCCATGACCTGCGCGAGTCGATCTTTTTGTCCGATCAGGTTGTCGTGCTGTCGGGCCGTCCTGCGCGCACGCAATATGTGCTGGATGTGCCATCCGACGGGCCGCGCACGCTGGATGATCTTTATACCCCAGTCGCGGCTGAACAGTTGAACATTCTGCGCCACCAGATCCAGATTGCCCAAGGGCGCAGCACCGCCGAGGAGGGCGCGGCATGA
- a CDS encoding CoxG family protein, whose protein sequence is MDLQDEILIPAPIETVYAALNDPEILQDSIPGCEELIKHSDTELEAKVTLKIGPVKARFSGNVTLNPEDPPRRFSLTGEGSGGAAGFAKGGATVELEEQPDGQTLLRYQARAEIGGKLAQLGSRLIQGTAKKLAAKFFSNFSEAVQVRENS, encoded by the coding sequence ATGGACCTGCAAGACGAAATCCTGATCCCCGCACCGATTGAAACCGTCTATGCCGCGCTGAACGACCCTGAAATTCTGCAAGACAGCATTCCGGGCTGCGAAGAGTTGATCAAACATTCCGACACCGAACTGGAAGCCAAGGTCACGCTGAAAATCGGGCCGGTCAAGGCGCGTTTCAGCGGCAATGTCACCTTGAACCCCGAAGACCCGCCACGGCGCTTTTCGCTGACAGGCGAAGGGTCCGGCGGGGCCGCAGGGTTTGCCAAGGGCGGCGCAACCGTGGAGTTGGAAGAACAACCAGACGGCCAGACCCTGCTGCGCTATCAGGCGCGCGCCGAAATCGGCGGCAAGCTGGCGCAGCTTGGCAGCCGCCTTATTCAGGGCACGGCCAAGAAACTGGCGGCCAAATTCTTCAGCAATTTCTCGGAAGCGGTGCAGGTTCGTGAAAACAGCTAA
- a CDS encoding ABC transporter permease: MNKHIRAFVVPVIAVVVFLLFWEWLVWFNGWPRFKMAAPSDLPPAFERHWPLFLSMGWQTLWRTVVGLFLAVVFGTLLGMIMGFSRTMRDALYPLLVGFNAIPKATVVPIVALMFVGQHDFNTVLLAFMISFFPIAVSVSIGLSTLEPEYRDILRSLGASQATIFWKIALPKTLPEFFGALKVAVTLAFIGTNLMEIVSPHGRGLGALFDSGRTNSDFPLMFAVLIALAFLGIVLYYIVVALEKIFAGWAERAPG; encoded by the coding sequence ATGAACAAGCATATTCGCGCCTTTGTTGTGCCGGTTATTGCCGTGGTGGTGTTCCTGCTGTTCTGGGAATGGCTGGTGTGGTTCAACGGCTGGCCGCGCTTCAAGATGGCGGCGCCGTCGGACCTGCCGCCCGCGTTTGAACGCCACTGGCCGCTATTCCTGTCGATGGGCTGGCAGACGCTGTGGCGCACTGTGGTCGGGCTGTTTCTGGCGGTGGTGTTCGGCACGCTGCTGGGCATGATCATGGGGTTTTCACGCACCATGCGCGATGCGCTTTATCCGCTGCTGGTGGGGTTCAATGCCATCCCCAAAGCCACAGTGGTGCCGATTGTCGCGCTGATGTTCGTGGGCCAGCATGATTTCAACACCGTGCTTCTGGCGTTCATGATTTCGTTCTTTCCGATTGCCGTGTCGGTCAGCATTGGGCTGTCCACGCTGGAGCCGGAATACCGCGACATCCTGCGCAGCCTTGGCGCATCGCAGGCGACGATTTTCTGGAAAATCGCGCTGCCCAAGACCTTGCCGGAATTTTTTGGCGCATTGAAAGTGGCCGTGACGCTGGCATTCATCGGCACCAACCTGATGGAAATTGTCAGCCCGCACGGGCGGGGACTGGGCGCGTTGTTCGATTCAGGGCGCACCAATTCCGACTTTCCGTTGATGTTTGCCGTGCTGATCGCCTTGGCGTTTCTGGGGATTGTCCTGTATTACATCGTTGTCGCGCTGGAAAAGATTTTCGCAGGCTGGGCTGAACGCGCGCCCGGGTAG
- a CDS encoding MoxR family ATPase, whose product MENPHILTEKLREQGYVAHPDLAMALHLSLALGRPLLLEGAAGVGKTEIARALATVLGTELLRLQCYEGLDAAQAIYEWNYQRQLLSIRAAVEDGESARQAESRIFSEDYLLERPLLAAIRREQAPVLLIDEIDRADEEFEAYLLEVLSDFQITIPELGTITATSRPHVILTANGTRDLSDALRRRCLYAYVDYPDRDTELAILTTRCPEIEAGLGQQIVGFVQALRAEDLEKKPGIAEMLDFAAALGGLGINDLGADPVALAAALATLLKTRSDRAAIPPEVAARLAGRAA is encoded by the coding sequence ATGGAAAACCCCCATATCCTGACCGAAAAACTGCGCGAACAGGGCTATGTCGCGCATCCAGACCTTGCCATGGCGCTGCATCTGTCGCTGGCGCTGGGGCGTCCGCTGCTGCTGGAAGGGGCGGCAGGTGTCGGCAAGACCGAAATCGCGCGCGCGCTTGCCACGGTGCTGGGCACCGAATTGCTGCGCCTGCAATGCTATGAAGGGCTGGACGCCGCGCAGGCGATTTATGAATGGAACTACCAGCGGCAATTGCTGTCCATCCGCGCCGCCGTAGAAGATGGCGAATCCGCGCGTCAGGCGGAATCGCGCATCTTCTCGGAAGATTACCTGCTGGAACGCCCGCTTCTGGCCGCGATCCGGCGCGAACAGGCCCCTGTGCTGCTGATTGACGAAATCGACCGCGCGGATGAAGAATTCGAGGCCTATTTGCTGGAAGTCCTGTCCGATTTCCAGATCACCATTCCCGAACTGGGCACCATCACCGCCACATCACGCCCCCATGTCATTCTGACCGCGAACGGCACGCGCGATCTGTCGGACGCGCTGCGCAGGCGGTGCCTGTATGCCTATGTCGATTACCCCGACCGCGACACCGAACTGGCCATCCTGACCACCCGCTGCCCTGAAATAGAAGCGGGCCTTGGCCAACAGATCGTAGGTTTTGTGCAAGCCCTGCGCGCTGAGGATCTGGAAAAGAAACCCGGCATTGCCGAAATGCTGGATTTTGCCGCAGCGCTTGGCGGGCTTGGCATCAATGATCTGGGCGCGGACCCTGTGGCACTGGCGGCGGCACTGGCCACGCTTTTGAAAACCCGATCCGACCGCGCCGCCATCCCGCCCGAAGTGGCCGCGCGCCTTGCAGGCCGCGCCGCATGA
- a CDS encoding sugar phosphate isomerase/epimerase, with protein MTVPTIGAAMLIDNMDILRDWLFDKDRPIEIQDFVGPDIIAGDTGALVEQWRAALQGHNGPRGIHGPFFGLDLSNPDADIRAIIQTRLNKGLDIAQALGAKWMVVHSPFTFWHSLNYTNYRLLRGKLFDAVTDCLAPVLTRAADAGVTVVLENIDDTAPADRGDLVARINHPNLKLSVDTGHADLAHANYSAPPVVDFLHQAGADLAHIHLQDVDGHADRHWHPGDGRINWRPVMNLLANHPARPHLLLEVRNNQHRFPQTAAFLEGLVAQQ; from the coding sequence GTGACGGTTCCCACAATTGGCGCAGCGATGCTGATCGACAACATGGATATTCTGCGCGACTGGCTTTTCGACAAGGACCGCCCCATCGAAATTCAGGACTTCGTCGGTCCCGACATTATTGCCGGCGACACCGGCGCGCTGGTCGAGCAGTGGCGCGCAGCCCTTCAGGGCCATAACGGGCCGCGCGGCATTCACGGGCCATTTTTCGGGCTGGACCTGTCCAACCCCGATGCCGACATACGCGCCATCATTCAAACCCGCCTGAACAAGGGTCTGGATATCGCGCAGGCGCTGGGGGCAAAGTGGATGGTGGTGCATTCGCCCTTCACCTTCTGGCACAGTCTGAATTACACGAATTACCGCCTTTTGCGCGGCAAGCTGTTTGACGCGGTGACAGATTGCCTTGCGCCCGTGCTGACACGCGCCGCAGATGCGGGCGTCACCGTAGTGCTGGAAAACATCGACGACACGGCCCCCGCCGATCGCGGGGATCTGGTGGCGCGGATCAACCACCCCAACCTGAAACTGTCCGTGGATACCGGCCATGCCGATCTGGCGCATGCCAATTACAGCGCGCCGCCTGTCGTTGATTTTCTGCATCAGGCAGGCGCGGATCTGGCGCATATCCATTTGCAGGATGTCGATGGCCATGCCGACCGGCACTGGCATCCGGGCGACGGGCGCATCAACTGGCGGCCCGTGATGAACCTGCTGGCCAACCACCCTGCCCGCCCGCATCTGCTGTTGGAAGTGCGCAACAACCAGCACCGCTTCCCCCAGACAGCGGCGTTTCTGGAAGGGCTCGTCGCGCAGCAATAG
- a CDS encoding glycosyl hydrolase family 8, whose translation MKRRAFLNTAAAASLCQFGWPAAYAQTLSDDGTQPLWPLWLAWRDRHLDFSGRVIDEPQRSASHSEGQGYGMVLAAKMGDGDAFRRMAEWSDSNLAIRSDNLLAWRWLPDTPERVPDLNNASDGDLFYAWALLLGAEKFGTAAWRERARGIAADLVDKCVAMRPDRPDTPVLLPAEYGFQSAGSVIFNPSYIMPVALRDLAIASGQAQLEQVAQSGLALMDQIAAQGLVPDWLELTADGPRPADGFSANTGYEAIRIPLYLIWSGNASHRAVLGAAAAMAQAPQGQAATILDSISGAILETSRDAGFRAIAALADCAAQGGKGAAIPPFAADQPYYPATLHMFVLLAQIKVLSSCRPI comes from the coding sequence ATGAAGCGACGTGCATTCCTGAACACCGCTGCTGCCGCGTCCCTGTGCCAGTTTGGTTGGCCCGCCGCATATGCGCAGACATTGTCAGATGACGGCACGCAGCCATTATGGCCCCTTTGGCTGGCATGGCGCGACAGGCATCTGGATTTCAGTGGCCGTGTGATTGATGAACCCCAGCGCAGTGCCAGCCATTCCGAGGGGCAGGGCTATGGCATGGTTCTGGCGGCCAAGATGGGTGATGGCGATGCCTTCCGGCGTATGGCCGAATGGTCCGATTCCAATCTGGCGATCCGGTCAGATAATTTGCTGGCGTGGCGGTGGTTGCCAGATACGCCCGAACGTGTGCCCGACCTGAACAATGCCAGCGATGGCGATCTGTTCTATGCCTGGGCGTTGTTGCTGGGTGCGGAAAAATTCGGGACAGCCGCATGGCGCGAACGCGCCCGCGGCATTGCCGCCGATCTGGTGGACAAATGTGTGGCCATGCGCCCTGACCGGCCTGACACCCCTGTTCTTTTGCCTGCGGAATACGGGTTCCAAAGCGCGGGCAGCGTTATATTCAACCCGTCCTACATCATGCCCGTGGCGCTGCGCGATCTGGCGATTGCCAGCGGGCAGGCGCAACTGGAACAGGTTGCGCAGTCAGGGCTTGCCTTGATGGATCAGATTGCCGCGCAAGGGCTGGTGCCCGACTGGCTGGAACTGACAGCTGACGGTCCCCGCCCCGCAGACGGGTTTTCCGCGAATACCGGATATGAAGCCATCCGCATACCGCTGTACCTGATCTGGTCAGGGAATGCGTCGCACCGCGCGGTGCTGGGCGCGGCGGCGGCCATGGCGCAGGCCCCGCAGGGACAAGCCGCCACAATCCTTGACAGCATCAGCGGGGCAATCCTTGAGACCAGCCGCGATGCCGGATTTCGCGCCATTGCAGCACTTGCAGATTGCGCGGCCCAGGGCGGCAAGGGCGCGGCCATTCCGCCTTTCGCCGCCGACCAACCCTATTACCCTGCCACGCTGCACATGTTCGTGCTGCTGGCGCAAATCAAGGTTTTGTCGTCATGTCGTCCCATCTGA
- a CDS encoding XdhC family protein has protein sequence MTLSATAHARLNRQMDRLRRAGHPFAIATIVRTVDATSAKPGAKALILADGTLTEGWVGGGCARAAISRAALDALREGQPQFVSLRPSDLLDAEGVSAGEHRDGIRFARNGCPSKGSMDIFVEPVLPLPQLIICGAGPVALALADLSARFDMHRTLCAPGALPDPAPDVEECCDSFAFDTATARQRFIVIATQGKGDEAALRAALACGAEYVAFVASKRKFATLAARLQSDGVCPQALAQVHAPAGLDLHAITPEEIALSILAQIVATRREGRRI, from the coding sequence ATGACCTTGTCTGCAACTGCCCATGCCCGCCTGAACCGCCAAATGGACCGCCTGCGCCGCGCAGGCCACCCCTTTGCCATTGCCACAATCGTGCGCACAGTGGACGCCACATCTGCCAAACCCGGTGCGAAAGCCCTGATTCTGGCCGATGGCACATTAACGGAAGGCTGGGTCGGCGGGGGCTGCGCGCGCGCGGCCATCAGCCGCGCAGCACTGGACGCCCTGCGCGAAGGGCAGCCGCAATTCGTGTCCCTGCGCCCGTCCGACCTGCTGGACGCCGAAGGGGTCAGCGCGGGCGAGCACCGCGACGGCATTCGCTTTGCGCGCAACGGCTGCCCGTCCAAAGGGTCCATGGATATTTTCGTCGAACCCGTCCTGCCCCTGCCGCAACTGATTATTTGCGGCGCGGGGCCAGTGGCGCTGGCACTGGCTGACCTGTCGGCGCGGTTTGACATGCACCGCACGCTATGCGCCCCCGGTGCCCTGCCCGACCCCGCCCCCGATGTCGAGGAATGCTGCGACAGTTTCGCCTTTGACACAGCCACTGCACGCCAGCGCTTCATTGTGATCGCGACACAGGGCAAGGGCGATGAAGCGGCCTTGCGCGCGGCACTGGCCTGCGGGGCGGAATATGTGGCCTTCGTGGCCAGCAAGCGCAAATTCGCCACGCTGGCCGCGCGCCTGCAATCAGACGGTGTGTGCCCACAAGCACTGGCACAGGTTCACGCCCCCGCGGGCTTGGATCTGCACGCCATAACCCCCGAAGAAATTGCCCTGTCGATCCTTGCGCAAATCGTGGCAACCCGCCGCGAAGGGCGGCGCATATGA
- a CDS encoding ABC transporter substrate-binding protein, translating into MFHRTLTAAIGFGALAVSAHAQTNMPFALDWRFEGPSAPYFVAIDKGYFADAGLEVEVTAGQGSLDAIPKVATGAFPVGFADINSLIKFLDQNPDAPVIGAMMVYDKPPFAIVGRKSLGIETPSDLEGRILGAPPPDGAFAQWPIFVAETGIDESTVTIEPVGFPTREPSLAEGTVDAVTGFSFTSFLSTARLGVPEDDLTVILMADHGVDLYGNVIIVNTDFAAENPDAVSGFLEAVAKGWVDTIADPAAAIESLVSRNPAMDGELELRRLELALADTVVTDWVLENGMGIIDADRFANSLEQIKLTYEYQTEPDASVYFTDAFLPEGGFKLD; encoded by the coding sequence ATGTTCCACCGCACTTTGACCGCTGCAATCGGCTTTGGTGCCCTTGCAGTGTCTGCGCATGCGCAGACAAATATGCCATTCGCACTGGACTGGCGGTTCGAGGGGCCATCTGCCCCCTATTTCGTGGCCATCGACAAGGGCTATTTCGCCGATGCTGGCCTTGAAGTGGAAGTGACCGCAGGGCAGGGCAGCCTTGATGCCATTCCCAAAGTGGCGACCGGCGCATTCCCCGTAGGGTTTGCCGATATCAACAGCCTGATCAAATTCCTTGACCAAAACCCTGATGCGCCTGTGATCGGCGCGATGATGGTTTACGACAAGCCACCATTCGCCATTGTGGGCCGCAAGTCGCTGGGCATTGAAACTCCGTCCGATCTGGAAGGGCGCATTCTGGGCGCACCGCCCCCCGATGGCGCATTCGCGCAATGGCCGATTTTTGTGGCCGAAACCGGCATTGACGAAAGCACTGTCACCATTGAACCAGTGGGCTTTCCAACGCGCGAGCCGTCACTGGCCGAAGGCACTGTTGACGCGGTGACCGGCTTTTCCTTCACATCGTTCCTGAGCACTGCACGGTTGGGCGTTCCCGAAGATGACCTGACCGTCATACTTATGGCGGATCACGGCGTTGATCTGTATGGCAATGTCATCATCGTCAACACCGATTTCGCGGCCGAGAACCCCGATGCGGTGTCCGGCTTCCTTGAAGCGGTTGCCAAAGGCTGGGTGGACACGATTGCAGACCCGGCGGCCGCGATTGAATCGCTGGTCAGCCGAAACCCCGCAATGGACGGCGAATTGGAATTGCGCCGTCTGGAACTGGCGCTGGCCGATACGGTTGTGACCGATTGGGTGCTGGAAAATGGTATGGGCATTATTGATGCCGACCGTTTTGCCAACTCGCTGGAGCAGATCAAGCTGACCTATGAGTATCAGACAGAACCCGATGCATCGGTCTATTTCACTGATGCCTTCCTGCCCGAAGGCGGGTTCAAGCTGGACTGA
- a CDS encoding sensor domain-containing diguanylate cyclase — translation MTFTAKLKADDEHGRLAALKRYQILDTAPEVEFEDIISLVKTVLNAPIAAISLIDSDRQWFKAISGVDVTETPRSIAFCDHTIRDDRPLKVADATRDSRFSGNPMVTGAPGVRYYLGVPLRSPDGYNIGSLCILGHTPRDFSEGEIKVLQSFASLIVSQMELRLVSRHDTLTGTLTRSAFDARLRSEFEARDKTPKALLLLDIDHFKSINDTFGHATGDTALRAVGAILKKNLRESDLIGRYGGEEFLVLLRNVTPDVALAQSERLRRSVSQLKLPELGGRRLTISIGLASYTESVTSIEDWLRRADKSLYDAKHAGRNQVVAA, via the coding sequence ATGACATTCACCGCGAAGCTGAAAGCAGATGATGAACATGGCCGTCTGGCGGCCCTGAAACGGTATCAGATTCTGGACACCGCCCCCGAAGTGGAATTCGAAGATATTATTTCACTGGTCAAAACCGTGTTGAACGCCCCGATTGCGGCGATTTCATTGATCGACAGTGACAGGCAGTGGTTCAAGGCGATTTCCGGTGTCGATGTGACAGAAACACCGCGATCCATTGCCTTTTGTGACCATACCATCCGCGATGACAGGCCCTTGAAAGTTGCGGATGCGACACGCGATTCAAGATTTTCAGGTAATCCGATGGTCACAGGTGCGCCGGGGGTGCGGTATTATCTTGGTGTGCCCTTGCGTTCGCCGGATGGATACAACATCGGGTCGTTATGTATTCTGGGCCATACCCCACGCGATTTTTCTGAGGGAGAGATCAAGGTGCTGCAAAGCTTCGCAAGCCTGATTGTTTCCCAGATGGAGCTGCGGCTGGTATCGCGCCACGACACGCTGACAGGAACATTGACGCGCAGCGCTTTTGATGCGCGGCTGAGATCAGAATTTGAAGCGCGCGACAAGACACCTAAAGCCCTGCTTTTGCTGGATATAGATCATTTTAAATCCATAAATGACACATTCGGCCATGCGACAGGTGACACGGCCCTTCGCGCCGTTGGCGCGATCTTGAAGAAAAACCTGCGCGAGAGTGACCTGATCGGGCGTTATGGCGGCGAGGAATTCCTTGTCCTGTTGCGCAATGTGACACCGGATGTCGCGCTTGCGCAAAGCGAGCGATTGCGCCGCAGCGTGTCGCAACTGAAGCTTCCCGAACTTGGGGGGCGGCGGCTGACCATCAGCATCGGGCTGGCGTCCTATACCGAGTCCGTCACCAGCATCGAGGATTGGCTTCGGCGTGCGGATAAATCGCTGTATGATGCCAAGCATGCGGGGCGCAATCAGGTGGTTGCCGCATAG
- a CDS encoding DMT family transporter produces MNDHLKGLLITGLGVLFIVPDSLFVRLIDADGVTIAFWRNLTSGIFIMLFVLATQGGSAVASVLRSGGAGLTYVVFFGTSATGFVLAVTLTSVANVVFIIATMPVFAAILSRVFLGEFISRRMMWTMGGVFVGMAIILAGSQKTAGAHWHGDLMAVGVAFCFAAAMTALRKLRGSPTLPLLPVALIGSALVLAPFADIMGPVSGQWWLLLGHGAFITFASSLMTLGPRYITSAEVTLLILLESILAPVLVWYLLGEDPGQLTLVGGAVVIAVLLMSNLVVMWQLRRNRMLVR; encoded by the coding sequence ATGAATGATCACCTGAAAGGGTTGCTGATCACGGGCCTTGGGGTCCTGTTCATTGTGCCCGATTCCCTGTTCGTGCGGCTGATCGATGCGGATGGCGTGACTATCGCGTTCTGGCGAAACCTGACATCGGGCATTTTCATCATGCTGTTCGTGCTGGCCACGCAAGGCGGCAGCGCTGTTGCCAGTGTTTTGCGCAGTGGCGGCGCGGGGCTGACCTATGTGGTGTTTTTCGGCACATCGGCCACGGGGTTTGTGCTGGCGGTCACGCTGACCAGTGTGGCCAATGTGGTGTTCATCATTGCCACGATGCCGGTTTTCGCAGCTATACTGAGCCGTGTTTTTCTGGGTGAATTCATAAGCCGCCGCATGATGTGGACGATGGGCGGCGTGTTCGTCGGCATGGCCATCATTCTGGCAGGGTCGCAGAAAACGGCGGGTGCGCATTGGCATGGCGACCTGATGGCGGTGGGCGTGGCATTCTGTTTTGCCGCCGCCATGACCGCCTTGCGCAAGTTGCGGGGCAGCCCGACATTGCCCTTATTGCCGGTGGCGCTGATCGGGTCTGCACTGGTTCTGGCGCCCTTTGCCGATATTATGGGTCCGGTGTCGGGGCAATGGTGGCTGCTGCTGGGGCATGGCGCGTTCATCACATTCGCCAGTTCGCTGATGACATTGGGGCCGCGCTACATCACCTCGGCCGAAGTGACGTTGCTGATTTTGCTGGAATCCATCCTTGCGCCGGTTCTGGTCTGGTATCTGCTGGGCGAAGATCCGGGGCAATTGACACTGGTGGGCGGTGCTGTCGTGATTGCGGTGCTGCTTATGTCCAATCTGGTGGTGATGTGGCAGTTGCGGCGCAACCGGATGCTTGTGCGATAG
- a CDS encoding VWA domain-containing protein, producing the protein MTRDLTLNRPSRATRFAARDPGPAARLAGFMAHLRAEGFRLGVAETGLAMAALARLDTFPPETVCRALKAVCASDADQSARFDDLFNAFWLNNGRVRARVVQTRSTARDHQRTSQTGAGMASGTGKAHAPDDGHDTGDSESGGTGRLMATSVQNLMRRDLRELVSPDDIRHAETLAARLGAAIRDRRSRRRRAHRRGRGVDLRRTLRAALSTGGEPLHLHRRTRPDRPVKLVVLCDVSGSMLAYTRPYLAFITGLTRADPTADAYLFHTGLVRITSALRDDDPLRMLNRLSLLAEGVGGGSRIGANLDLFVRTYARRFVNGRSVVVILSDGYDSASPDQLGPALSLLKKRGCRIIWLNPLKGWRDYAPVAGGMAAALPHLDLFAPATTLADLARLEPELARL; encoded by the coding sequence ATGACCCGCGATCTGACACTGAACCGCCCGTCGCGCGCCACGCGCTTTGCCGCGCGCGACCCCGGCCCCGCCGCACGACTGGCGGGGTTCATGGCGCATTTACGCGCCGAAGGGTTCCGGCTGGGCGTGGCGGAAACGGGCCTTGCCATGGCCGCCCTTGCACGGTTGGACACATTCCCCCCCGAAACCGTCTGTCGCGCGCTAAAAGCGGTTTGCGCCAGTGATGCAGACCAATCCGCACGCTTTGACGATCTGTTCAACGCGTTCTGGCTGAATAACGGGCGGGTGCGCGCGCGGGTTGTGCAAACGCGCAGCACCGCCCGCGACCACCAGCGCACAAGCCAGACAGGCGCAGGCATGGCCAGCGGCACCGGCAAGGCCCACGCCCCCGATGACGGCCACGACACTGGCGACAGCGAAAGCGGCGGCACGGGACGGTTGATGGCCACGTCTGTGCAAAACCTGATGCGGCGGGATCTGCGCGAACTGGTCAGCCCCGACGATATTCGCCATGCCGAAACCCTTGCCGCGCGGCTGGGCGCGGCCATCCGCGACCGCCGGTCGCGGCGCAGGCGCGCGCATCGGCGCGGGCGCGGCGTGGACTTGCGCCGCACCTTGCGCGCGGCCCTGTCCACCGGGGGCGAACCCTTGCACCTGCACCGCCGCACCCGCCCCGACCGGCCTGTGAAACTGGTGGTGCTGTGCGATGTGTCGGGGTCCATGCTGGCCTATACCCGCCCCTATCTGGCGTTCATCACGGGCCTGACACGGGCTGATCCCACGGCTGATGCCTATCTGTTTCACACCGGCCTTGTGCGCATTACCAGCGCGCTGCGCGATGACGATCCGCTGCGCATGCTGAACCGGTTGTCGCTTCTGGCCGAAGGGGTTGGCGGCGGGTCGCGCATCGGGGCCAATCTGGACCTGTTCGTGCGCACCTACGCGCGACGGTTTGTCAACGGGCGCAGCGTGGTTGTCATTCTGTCCGATGGCTATGACAGCGCCAGCCCCGACCAGCTTGGCCCCGCGCTTTCGCTGCTGAAAAAGCGCGGGTGCCGCATCATCTGGCTGAACCCGCTGAAGGGGTGGCGCGATTATGCGCCTGTTGCGGGCGGCATGGCCGCAGCACTTCCCCATCTGGACCTGTTCGCCCCCGCCACCACACTGGCCGATCTGGCCCGACTGGAACCGGAGCTTGCCCGCCTATGA